A genomic segment from Eriocheir sinensis breed Jianghai 21 chromosome 46, ASM2467909v1, whole genome shotgun sequence encodes:
- the LOC126980937 gene encoding major centromere autoantigen B-like — translation MTATVRRPEGEPIREVEEEPEDVETGLDYDEEEEEDEEEEPEDVETGLDYDEEEEEEEEEEPEDVETGLDYDEEEEEEEEEEPEDVETGLDYDEEEEEEEEEEPEDVETGLDYDEEEEEEEYKDVEPRRTPSKEPRKIPPPP, via the exons ATGACGGCTACTGTGAGACGTCCGGAGGGAGAGCCAattagagaagtggaggaggaaccgGAGGATGTGGAGACGGGGTTAGattatgacgaggaggaagaagaggatgaggaggaggagccggaggatGTGGAGACGGGGTTAGattatgacgaggaggaagaagaggaggaggaggaggagccggaggatGTGGAGACGGGGTTAGattatgacgaggaggaagaagaggaggaggaggaggagccggaggatGTGGAGACGGGGTTAGattatgacgaggaggaagaagaggaggaggaggaggagccggaggatGTGGAGACGGGGTTAGattatgacgaggaggaagaagaggaggagtacaaGGATGTGGAG CCACGACGCACCCCGAGCAAGGAGCCAAGAAAAATTCCGCCGCCGCCGTGA